In Prunus dulcis chromosome 1, ALMONDv2, whole genome shotgun sequence, the following are encoded in one genomic region:
- the LOC117615705 gene encoding chaperonin CPN60-2, mitochondrial-like, with the protein MYRFASSLASKARVARNCSKQIGGTLSWSRNYAAKDIKFGVEARALMLNGVEDLADAVKVTMGPKGRNVVIEQSFGAPKVTKDGVTVAKSIEFKDKIKNVGASLVKQVANATNDVAGDGTTCATILTRAIYTEGCKSVAAGMNAMDLRRGITMAVDSVVTNLKSRARMISTSEEIAQVGTISANGEREIGELIAKAMEKVGKEGVITISDGKTLDNELEVVEGMKLDRGYISPYFITNQKNQKCELENPLIVIHEKKISSINAVVKILELALQKQRPLLIVAEDVESEALATLILNKLRAGIKVCAIKAPGFGENRKSSLQDLAVLTGGSLITEELGLNLDKVELDMLGTCKKVTISKDDTVILDGAGDKKAIDERSEQIRSAIELSTSDYDKEKLQERLAKLSGGVAVLKIGGASETEVGEKKDRVTDALNATKAAVEEGIVPGGGVALLYASKELEKLPTANFDQKIGVQIIQNALKAPVHTIASNAGVEGAVVVGKLLEQDNPDLGYDAAKGEYVDMVKSGIIDPLKVIRTALVDAASVSSLLTTTEAVVVELPSDKETPAMGGGMGGGMGGMDY; encoded by the exons ATGTATCGTTTTGCTTCAAGCCTGGCATCCAAAGCTCG AGTTGCTAGGAACTGCTCCAAGCAG ATTGGTGGTACGTTGAGTTGGAGTAGAAATTATGCAGCCAAAGACATAAAATTTGGGGTGGAGGCCCGAGCCCTCATGCTCAATGGTGTCGAAGATCTTGCCGATGCTGTCAAAGTCACCATGGGCCCTAAG GGGCGTAATGTGGTTATTGAACAAAGCTTTGGTGCACCCAAAGTAACAAAAGATGGTGTAACTGTTGCAAAAAGTATAGAGTTCAAGGATAAAATCAAGAATGTTGGTGCTAGCCTGGTGAAACAGGTTGCTAATGCCACCAATGATGTAGCGGGTGACG GCACTACTTGTGCTACAATCCTGACCAGAGCCATTTACACCGAAGGATGCAAGTCAGTTGCTGCCGGGATGAATGCAATGGATTTGCGACGCGGTATTACTATGGCAGTTGATTCTGTGGTAACAAACTTGAAGAGCAGAGCAAGAATGATCAGCACTTCTGAAGAGATAGCACAG GTTGGAACAATATCTgcaaatggagagagagaaattggtGAGTTGATCGCAAAGGCCATGGAGAAGGTTGGCAAAGAGGGTGTAATCACAATCTCG GATGGGAAAACATTGGACAATGAGTTGGAGGTTGTTGAGGGAATGAAGCTAGACAGGGGCTACATATCCCCTTATTTCATCACCAACcagaaaaatcagaaatgt GAATTGGAAAATCCTCTAATCGTAATccatgagaagaaaatctcAAGTATTAATGCTGTGGTGAAAATATTGGAGTTGGCTTTGCAG AAGCAAAGGCCTTTGCTGATTGTCGCCGAAGATGTGGAGAGCGAAGCACTGGCAACCCTTATTCTAAATAAGCTTCGTGCTGGAATCAAG GTCTGTGCAATCAAAGCCCCTGGTTTTGGTGAAAATAGGAAATCCAGTCTCCAGGATCTTGCCGTTCTCACTGGGGGTTCT CTTATTACTGAGGAGCTTGGTCTGAATCTTGACAAAGTGGAATTGGATATGCTCGGCACTTGCAAAAAG GTCACAATTTCAAAAGATGACACTGTAATTCTTGATGGTGCTGGTGACAAGAAGGCTATTGATGAAAGATCTGAACAG ATAAGATCGGCCATTGAATTAAGTACTTCCGATTATGACAAGGAAAAGTTACAGGAGAGACTGGCAAAGCTTTCTGGTGGTGTTGCTGTTTTGAAG ATTGGAGGAGCTAGCGAAACTGAAGTTGGTGAGAAGAAGGATAGGGTTACTGATGCCTTAAATGCCACCAAGGCAGCCGTTGAAGAGGGTATAGTACCAG GTGGTGGCGTTGCTCTTCTTTATGCATCGAAAGAGTTGGAAAAGCTCCCGACTGCTAACTTTGACCAGAAGATTGGTGTTCAGATTATTCAGAATGCTCTGAAG GCACCTGTCCATACAATTGCTTCTAATGCTGGAGTGGAGGGAGCTGTTGTTGTCGGTAAGCTATTGGAGCAAGATAACCCTGATCTTGGCTACGATGCCGCTAAAG GTGAATATGTTGATATGGTCAAGTCCGGAATAATAGATCCATTGAAAGTAATTAGAACTGCTTTAGTCGATGCTGCAAG CGTGTCGTCTTTGCTGACAACTACTGAAGCTGTTGTAGTTGAACTTCCCAGTGATAAGGAGACTCCAGCAATGGGTGGTGGCATGGGTGGCGGCATGGGTGGAATGGACTATTGA